From a single Streptomyces misionensis genomic region:
- a CDS encoding response regulator, translating to MTDGRPIRVLVVEDDPVAADAHELYVGRVPGFTAVAKARTGAEARRVLDRTEVDLLLLDLHLPDVHGLQFARSLRASGHHADVIAVTSARDLAMVREGVSLGVVQYVLKPFTFATLRDRLVRYAEFRAAAGEASGQDEVDRALAVLRAPAPAALPKGLSGPTLERVTGVLRQAAGGLTAAGVAESVGISRITARRYLEHLVDTGRAARSPLYGQVGRPELVYRWVPQRH from the coding sequence CGGCAGACCCATCAGGGTGCTCGTGGTGGAGGACGATCCCGTCGCCGCCGACGCGCACGAGCTGTACGTGGGCCGGGTGCCCGGCTTCACCGCGGTCGCCAAGGCCCGCACGGGCGCCGAGGCCCGGCGCGTCCTGGACCGCACGGAGGTGGACCTGCTCCTGCTCGATCTGCATCTGCCGGATGTGCACGGCCTCCAGTTCGCCCGCTCGCTGCGCGCCTCGGGCCATCACGCGGACGTGATCGCGGTGACGTCGGCCCGGGATCTGGCGATGGTGCGCGAGGGCGTCTCGCTGGGCGTGGTGCAGTACGTGCTCAAGCCGTTCACCTTCGCCACCCTGCGGGACCGGCTGGTGCGCTACGCCGAGTTCCGGGCCGCGGCGGGCGAGGCGAGCGGGCAGGACGAGGTGGACCGGGCGCTCGCGGTGCTGCGGGCCCCGGCGCCGGCCGCGCTGCCCAAGGGGCTCAGCGGGCCCACCCTGGAGCGCGTGACCGGCGTGCTGCGGCAGGCGGCCGGCGGTCTCACCGCGGCCGGGGTCGCCGAGTCCGTGGGCATCTCCCGGATCACCGCGCGCCGCTACCTGGAGCACCTGGTGGACACCGGCCGGGCCGCGCGCAGCCCGCTGTACGGCCAGGTGGGACGGCCGGAGCTGGTGTACCGCTGGGTGCCGCAGCGGCACTGA